The genome window TTCAGGTCCTGCACGGAGATCGGTCCGGAGGTGGCGTCCAGCAGCAGCAGGCACACGTCGGCGCGCTCGATCGCCCGCTCGGTGCGGATGGCCGAGTAGAACTCCACCCCCTCGCCGATCTTCGACTGGCGGCGGAGGCCGGCGGTGTCGATGAAGATGAGCCGCTTCCCCTTGTACTGCATGGGGGTGTCGATGGCGTCGCGCGTGGTCCCCGCCACGTCGCTGACCACCAGCCGCTCCTCGCCCAGCAGGCGGTTGACGAACGACGACTTGCCCACGTTGGGCTTGCCGATGACCGCCACGCGCAGCGACTCCTCCTCCTCGCCCTCGACCTCGGGGAGGTGGGCCACGATCTGGTCCAGCACGTCGCCGCTCCCCTTGCCGCTGGTGGAGGAGACGGGGTACGGCTCGCCCAGGCCCATGTCCCAGAAGTCGTGGTGCTGCGTGGCGTTGGCCGAGCCCAGGTTGTCGACCTTGTTCACCAGCAGGAGCGTGGGCTTGGCGGCGCGGCGCAGGCGCTCGGCGATGGCGTAGTCCAGCGGGTGCGGCCCGGCCTTGCCGTCGGTGATCAGCACCAGCACGTCGGCCTCGCCGATGGCCGCCATCACCTGGTCGCGGATCAGCCGGTCCATCGGCTCGTCGCTCCCCTCCACCATCCCGCCGGTGTCGACCAGGTAGAACTGGCGCCCGGCCCACTCCGCGCGGGCGAAGTTGCGGTCGCGCGTCACCCCGGGCCGGTCCTCGACGATGGCGAGGCGCTGGCCCAGCACGCGGTTGAAGAAGGTGGACTTTCCGACGTTCGGCCGCCCCACGACGGCCACCACGGGTAGCTTCACTTGCCTGTCCTGATGGATTGACGATTCACCAAACCGGGGAGTCCCGAGTGCTAAGTCCTAAGTCCTAAGTCCTAAGTCCTAAGTGCGAAGTGCTGAGTGCTGAGTGCTGAGTGCCGAGTTGTTACTCTCGCACTCTCGCACTTTCGCACTCTTCAAACGAACGAGCGGCCCCGCTGGGAACCGCTCGCCCGCCGGCCCGCGCGGGGGGCCCTGTGCTTCAGCCGACCAGCTGCGCGCCGCAGTTGGTGCAGGTCTCCTGGCCGGGCTCGTACACGTCGCCGCAGCTGGGGCAGGCGAAGGTCACCTCGCCCTCGGTGTCCATGTACTCGCGGATGATCTGCAGCGCCTGCTCGTACTGGAAGGTCGGCACCAGCACGCGGGCGATGCTCAGCTCGCCCAGGTCCATGGGGAAGGAGCGGTCGGACTGCGAGAAGAGCGTCGCGTCCAGCCCCTCGGCTCGCAGGTTCTCCACCACCAGCTGCGCCGCGAACTCGTTGCTGTTGGTGTAGACCTGCGCGAACCCCTCGATCACCGGGATGTCGCGGTGGTCGGGGCAGAGCGCGGCCTGGCGCCCCTCGGGGCGGTCGCCGCAGACGGCGCGGCCGCAGATCACGCAGCGCGAGTGCGCCATGCGCCCCGGATCGTCGTCGCACGGCACCTCGCCCTCGCGAATGGCGCCGCAGAGGGGGCAGGCGTCGTCGCCGCTGGTGTACTCCGCGTCGCAGCGCGGGCAGGTGTAGGTCGCTTCGGTAATCTCGGACAAATGAGGGGCTCCGGTCCGCTTTTCGGTTCGATCGTGCTCGCGCGGGGAAAACGTTCGCCGCGAGCGGGGTTTGCGCAAGATGCGTGCGGGGGGAAGAAAGGAAGTGCGGAAGTGCGTGAGTGCGTGAGTGCGGGGATTCGTTTGGCGATGCGGCTCAGGACATCGGACCCCATCCACGCGCACCGAACCCGCGGACGCACGGATGTGATGTCCGCGCAGGCGGACTGCGTGCCGTTGTAGCCGCGAGTTCACTCGCATTTTCGGATCTTTCCGACCCGCAGAAATCCCATCCCGCATCGAGCCAACGCACTCACGCACTCCCGCTTCCACACCGCCGCCGCATTTCACGCACGTCACGCACGCACTCTCGCACTCTCGCACTCTCGCACTCTCGCACTCTCGCACTCTCGCACTCTCGCACTCTCGCACTTCCGCACTCTCGCACTCTCGCACTTCCGCACTCAC of Longimicrobium sp. contains these proteins:
- the der gene encoding ribosome biogenesis GTPase Der; this translates as MKLPVVAVVGRPNVGKSTFFNRVLGQRLAIVEDRPGVTRDRNFARAEWAGRQFYLVDTGGMVEGSDEPMDRLIRDQVMAAIGEADVLVLITDGKAGPHPLDYAIAERLRRAAKPTLLLVNKVDNLGSANATQHHDFWDMGLGEPYPVSSTSGKGSGDVLDQIVAHLPEVEGEEEESLRVAVIGKPNVGKSSFVNRLLGEERLVVSDVAGTTRDAIDTPMQYKGKRLIFIDTAGLRRQSKIGEGVEFYSAIRTERAIERADVCLLLLDATSGPISVQDLKVAEKAWDAGCGLILVVSKWDLVEKETMTAPQFEKEIRDRAPFLKWVPILFTSAVTGQRVHRVLELIVEVQEQRMRRIATHEVNEVMRALVTRAKPPAYMNHPVKLLYATQVAVAPPTFVIFSNHPDAIAESYQRYIQNGFRDAWGFNGVPLRINLRQRGEDEE